Genomic window (Rosa chinensis cultivar Old Blush chromosome 6, RchiOBHm-V2, whole genome shotgun sequence):
AATCATCAAAATGATCACAATCCTAGTATCCGACAAATATCACACACAATTCATGGCAGATATTAAGGTAAGAAAAAAAGATCAAAGCAGCGAGTCTGTAACTCCATATGCATGATATTCGACCTCCTAAACTGCTCACACGTAATCTTATCTCAGACATAGAAACAAGAAATTAAATCTGATTAAAATTTACTTAACTCTGAATTGATTCAATGAGTTCAGATTAGAGGCTACATATAGCCTGTAAAAAATAGAGCTAGCATTGATGATAATCTTAATGGAATTCTTTCTCTGTTGGATAACCGAGGAGTCTTCGTCGTTGATGGGACTGTGATAGAAAGCTGGCAGCACAGTGAGCTAAGAAGAAATTAAATAGCTGAGCTGCACAGTCCAGGCACAGTTGAGACAGCTCAGCTACCTGCAGTAAATTTAGTCTCAAATCTTTCCATCTTCTCGTTGAATGACCGAGTGATAGGGCATGCACGTGGAACCGTTCTTTTTTACCAAAATTACGCCAGGAGATTCAACCTTGAGTTTTCGAAGATTGGAGTACGTAGTTATTGGGTAATTATTGCGTCCAAATGATTCCTCAAGCTGAAAAAGATTCTAAAGGGGTAAAACGTACAAGGCTGTATTCCATTACatagaaagagaaaaggaaaatgacTTCGTCCATTCACCAGATCTATACGTTGGACGGTTGGAGCCCTGCCCAGAAGAGTGGAGAAGCAAAGTACGAAGTGAATGAGATTTGTGATGGGGTAAGTAACTGTGAGAGTAACATGGTTGCACTCCAAGATGGACACTGCTCTAGTAGACAATTTCCCAATTTACAAAGTTTAAGAATCGGAGGTTACATCATCATGACGTGCATGACGAATACATGGGTAACTTGAATGCAATTTTTGTTGAACAACTTCTTAAAAAAGTAACTTTGCCAGCTCTAAAATTTTTCTCCTAAACTGTTTctgatttctattttttatcaATAGAAGAAAATTCATTCACTTGAGAAAAGACAATACTTAAACTAGTTATATGTCGCTTTATGCATACGATAACACGAATTATTATAGTAATAAAGACTTTAGTTACATAAtgacaaattcaaaaatcacgAAACCCTCAAGTAACTAATTTGCAATACTTCTCttataaataaaaacaagttcAGCGTGCCACAAGTAAATGTCGGAATCATGATGTGAATTCACAAacctaaatatatatacatcgtATATCGAAGGGTatatattagggtttgaattcGCAACCCTAACCCCCCGTTATTATTGTGTTGCCCATACGAAACTAAGCCAAGCCCTAATTTCATCTTTCCCCTATTTTGAAGATGTCGTCGGGTCGGATTTAGACCCGGAGCATCAGTAGTTACCTTAGACACACCAAACTCTCATTTTCACTTTTCATCATCTTCGCCAACCCTGTTCAACCTAAAGAGACGGGGTTGGCAAATAGCACCACCAAAGGAAAAACAATGACCAACGAACTAAAAACTCTCTTAAACCAGATGAACAATCAACAAGACAAATGTTTAAGGTTTCTATGCACGTACTATAGAACTTTTGCATTGCAGAAACCTTGCATCTTGAAAGAATTTAGGCTAACAATTTATAACAATACCGAACAACTTTAGAGTTTTATCACAGCAGAACCTCCCATCTTAGGCACAGCTTAGAGCACATTCGAAACGATTCGTAACCAAACTCTCTTCTGTCCTCGTTATCAATGGGCAATATATCTAAAACCTAATACACAGTACAAGTACTAATTCACCCCCTCTTCTTTGATTGAAAAGAAAAGCCAGGTAAAAGGTTAGGAGATCGATGAAAACTAACAAGACGAATATACAATCTTGACAATGATCGATCAATGATAATGATTCGCTTCATGTTGACTTGTCATTGTCCTCAAATTTGTCCTGAATTCTGGAGCTAAAAAATAACATTCTATTTCTGAAATTATTTGTACAAAGTTAAGGAACATACATGTGGCCGAAAGGAGATGTGACGCCCCAAGCAAAATTGGTACATATACATGAAAcccaaagtaaaaaagaaaattgaactgGTACAAAGCCTCGCTAGCTAGGTGAAAAATTAACTATTCCCCCCTCTAAAAAATACACCTAACTCGGAGAATAATCtaactccattttttttttatcctttttaTACAAATTATTTTCGTCGTCGTCATTTCAGTAGGATGATATGGGAATCACCAGAAGTAATACTACTCTTGTAGTCCTTGCTTGTCTTCCAATGGTCAGCAATGTCTTTTGCTATCTTAACGGCGTCGTACGCCGTCCCGGAGAGGCCTTTTCTTCCGAAGCCAACCGTATAAAGTCCATCATTTCCTTTCCAACAGCTAGGACAAGGCGTTTTGGGCATTCCTTCTTTGGTGAAAAAATCACAACCCTGaatttcaaaaatcaaaataagcATGCATTAATTAGATTAGGGTTACCATTTGGTTTAGTAATTATCAAACCGACCGAATATCAACTAATGTTTTAAGTTTGATGAACTGACTTTTTAGTCACCAGGACCGataaaactgaaattgaaaattaccgaaaaagttaaTTTGATTTTGGTAAATACTGAATacaccgattatctaaatattagtttTATATACTATAGTTTTCAATATACATATAggtatattaaaaaataaacataaaatttttcataatagtacgAATATTattacatatactacattaatagtacacgttttttaagtaacctagttaAAATGGTTATATAACCTAATTTTACTAAAAATGGCTAAAACTTGATtttatatatacaaaagaaagctataattaggagTTGAATACAAAATttacgactataaaattgaaaaacttagttttgttcattataatttttattacaaagaattagttattctaaagttgataataccaaaaaccaaaataccgaatttggtagatatgattaaaaaccgaaaattttgatcggtaattggtagctcaattttgaaaccgaaaggtttagttttaaagttggtaatacctataactgATTCGATCAAACCAAGTACCAGCCCTAAGCTAGATTATACAAACAGAAcacttatcattttttttttcttttgagataTTCAAAAAGGGTAAAAGAGCACAGAATCAAGACCTGAAActgggttttttcttttctgcatgGAGAAAAGAAGGGGTTTGTAGTTATGGGGACACCAACAGGTGGTCTCTCTAATGCATTGTCCAAGAGAGTGACAGGTGATTCATAATAAGATAgaagtaaaaactaaaaaagtgCAGCTGGTAATGCTCACCTTGAGCCAAGTAGGCACATTGCTCTTGTACCCAGTTGCAAAGATTATCGAATCGAACTCCTTTTCTTGTCCATTCATAAATTTGGCTCCATTTATTGTTATCTCCTTCACATTTTCAACCACCTACAATATATCAAAGCCATTAGCCAAGCCCAAACCTGTTTAAACACAAAAACAGAACCCTATTGTTATTACTCTTTGTTTTGGCTATAGCGCTAAAAGTACCTTTATTTTGCCGGATTTTATTTGTGACAATGCTCCGACATCGAGAACCGGAGTCTTTCCAGTGGCCGCTTTGAGCTCGATTGGGCCGGTCTTGGGCCGCCGGAGGCCCAACTGATCCGTGTTGCCGAGAGTCAAACTAGCCACCAGTAGTAGGATCCTGTCCACGAGTTTTACCGGAATCCATTTGAGAAGTGTCATTGCTATCTGAAAGGTTGAGAAGCCAAACATCTCCCTTGGTAAAACATGCACCTGTAatgtaataaataaaacaaagttaaCTCTAACGATATCCCGGATGGTAAACATTCCCAAACAATGAAATCGAAACAGTAAAACTGTAAAAGGAACAGAGCACTTACAGTGTTCCTAACAACCATATGAGGGATTGCATTGTATGATCTGCAAAGGTCTAAGCTGACTTCCATACCAGAATTCCCACACCCAATAACCAAAACCCTTTGATTTCTGAAATCAGCCCCAGATTTGTACAAACTGGTATGAATAATCCGACCTTTAAACTTGTCAATCCCATGAATATCGGGAATCACCGGCTCGGCATTTTCTCCCGTGGCCACAATAAGCCACCGGGAAATGTACTCGAAATCTTGGGTCTGAACCCTCCAGAGCCTCGACGCCGAATCAAACGCAGCGTTTTGGACGGCCTGGTTGAACCTCGGCTTGATTGAGAATTGGGAAGCATAGGACTCCATGTAGGAAATGAACTGGTACTTTGTGGGGTATTTTGGGAAATCTTCAGGGAACCCCACGAGAGGAAGCTGGCAAAACTGTTTGGGAAGATGAAGTTTGAGTCGTTCGTAAGTCTTTTGTTGCCATAGAGAAGCTATGCAGTTGCTTTTCTCAAGAATCAAATAAGGGACGCCATGGTTGGATAAGCAAGCAGCTACTGCGAGACCGGATGGTCCTGCACCTACGATTATAGGCCCTTCAACGAACCCACAATTCGGTTTCGGGTCTTTGCAAGAACCCATTTTGCAGAGTCCAAGAAAATGAGGGAGAGTGAAAAGGATTTGGGATAGGGAAATAGAGAGAAAGTGGAAAAACCTCTGCTGGTTTCTTTTTGCTTGCTCTGTTTTATAGGCTCTGTTTCTCTTGCTCTGTTTTGCTGAGAAAAGATGAGGTGGGAAACttgagagggggggggggggggggggggggggttggtgTTTGGAATTCAAAGAGGGGTTTAAGGAAAAGCAAGCTTCGAATCAGTGCTGAGGGTTCTGAGGAAGACTGAGGACCCTTTTTAAATGCGTAGAAGACAGAGCGAGAGCAACAGAGTAATTATGAGAGAGAAGCATAGAAAGAGAGATGGTTTAAGCTTTTAATGGAGGCGTGAAGGTTAAGGAAAAGGATTTGGCTCTGTTTCTCAAGGCTAGTTTCTTCTGGGTGTGTGCAGAGATTTTGGGGAGGTAATAATAGGCTGTAGGCAATGGGGAAGGAGAAGATATAAATACATATTTatgggattcaaatttgctcccCACAGTTATAATGATATTTTATAACATATACCAGTTTTATATTGAGCAAAATAttagtggtgagcaaatttgaatctcaTATATTAAAAGCAAATTTATGTGGTGCTTTTGATATAAGTTGAATTTAAGAGATGGGGTTGCCCACTCGCGGGTGGTTTCTATATGCTCTAGGCAGGTTTTGTTTGGAGGGAAAATGGTTTATTCGGTGCCTGACGTTTGCCTCCTAATAACTTTTGGTACATgaacttaaaaaaatatcaatacggtacctgagATTCTTTGCCCAACTGATGATTGATACATATAGTCGTTAGCTCCATTACGGAGGTTGCCTAGTGACAacttttgaagggtattttaGTCCTGTCATGCctcaatttattattattttatttttttcctctatCTCTCCCtatgttcttcttttttcctctttGGCTGGTTCTAGACCTCCCAAAGAAATTTCTTGGTGATTCTGCCAGCTGCGCTGACTGCGGGGAGGCTGGACCAGTGGTCGTTGTGGTTGGTGGTCAGATTGAGGCTATTGGGCCGGTTGGAGAGGAGTCGTCATCTTGGTGGCTAGCTACCAAGAGTGCAGCTAGGGTTTATGCGTGATGGGTTGATTGGGCTTCTATAGCCTTGGTAGTTTCTGGGTTTAGTCCTTTGGGTTCAGAATGCCAATTTTAGATCATCCTATTCTTGGGTTACTGACAGCTCCTCCCTTGTGGGAAAGGAAATTCTAGATGCTTAGTTGATTTATTTGGAATAATGTCTATGTTAGTAAAGGCGTCTCTATGAGCCTCTGTAGAAGTTCTTGGCTTCACTGTACCATAATTGTGTTATCGGCGTGTGCAGTTAGATCAAATAGATTGCCTACAAGGCGAGATTCTTTTGTTCGCATAAACTGCTCTGAATTATGATTGTTGAAACAGAGTAGTTTTTATTGTACTATTCTTATCTATGAAACAAGGGCATACAACTAATATGTACtatttaattcaaaaaaaaaaaaagtctataattttcaattgagGAATCAACAACAACATGACTTCAATTAATCTTTAGGTTATTATTTAATTACTATTTTAATTCACATACTATTTTTCTCGAATTTTTTAGATATAGAATTTAATAGTTTTCAATTGAGTGAATTAACAACAACATGACTTCAATTAATTTTTAGGttattatttaattaatattttaatttacaTACTATTTTTCTCGGATTTTTTAGATATAGGCTTTAATTAGATCATGAGTTTGAGACAAAAGGAAGCttctcaaaaaaattaaaaaatgagagagagagggagagagagagagaaaggaagaagaataggaagatgaaaattgaaaatgttCAATAAAGAACGTTGACAAGGCGCGTGGTGTGAAGGACACGGGGGTTTGGTTAGCTTTATGGAGATATTGCCACGCGGTATGCCAAGTCAGCAAGGGAGTAGTTGTTTGTTGCATTGTAGGAAGCagagaaaagaaatattttcaacgaaaaaaaaggagagaaaagaaGTTTGCTTGCGTCAACAGCCGTTGAATCGAGTTCTACTTTTCCTTTCCTCCGCCACGTGGCCTAATTCTTGCCGTCGTCCGCCTGGCAAAAAAAATGACAACCTaaaatatgatttttctttctcaacaataTGGTGTCGAtaattttgccaaaaaaaaaaaacataattaccAAAAAATTTTGGTTAGAACATAAAGTTTTATTGCATCGAGGTTAATCCTCAATATTGAAGAtttaaatttgctcaccatCAATATTTTGTTGGTGATACCACCATTCAATATAAAACAGTCATGTGTTATTAATCATGATGCCCGAAAAATGATATACAACTATATATCTCATAAAAAAAACCCTAGTGAGACTTTCTCTCAACCCTAGCTAGTCTACGGCCTCCTTGCCTCCACCGTCAACGTTTCTACCCTCCTCTCCCACTTTTCTCACTCCATGGCTTCCATTGATGCAGTCACAGCAAGCTTTGCTGCCTCCCTTGCTCTTGCTGAGGGCGGTAGCGCCCCTGATCTGGGGAAAATTGGTGGTGGTCCTGTGCGCAGGTCATCCCAATCTTTTCTTCTTGGCAAACCATTGACTCAAAAGCAGGTTGATTCGAAGGCTTTCAAATCTCACTTCCACCGAACTTGGATGGTGGACAAGGAATTAAGGATCTAAGAGAGGGCGGGGGATCTGTTCCTCTTCTCTTTCAAATCTGTTCGAGATCGTAACAAAGTATTATGGGGAGGATTCTGGTGTTACGATTGCACCCCCGTGTGTTTTGCAGAGTATGATGGAGTCAAACCATTGCATGAAGTCTAATTCAAGTATCTCCGagtttgggctagggtttctgGAATACCACCTCTTTATGAAGAGTCTAAGAATCTCACACTGATTGGGAACCTCCTTGGGGGTTTTTTGGATTATGATAAGAAGAAGTTTAAGAAAGGATTGAATAGGATTTTATTCTCCTATGATGTGTCCAAGCCAATCTTGCTTGAACGCAAAGTCTATTTGGATATTGGTGTCAAACCGATTCTTCAGTTTCACTTTGAACATCTGCAAGGGAGATGCTTGCAGTGTGGACTTGTCACTCATGCCGGAATTGCTTGTGCGGAACCGTGTATGGCAAACCCTATTCCTAGGGTTTTGCATTTTCCTGGACCATCGGCATTTGGAGGTTCATTCTCTTTCTCGGCAAAGGACAAGACTGATCTTTTCACTGCCTCTTCTTCATCCCTTTGAAGAGGAAACCCGTTATTCGTTGATTGGAGCTGCCAATTTCCCCTACTTCTCCTTCAGTCCCTGCAGGGGATGTTACTGAGACTGATGCTCCTTTGGAGCATGAGTTGGAGAAGGATCAGAGTCCCACGGTCGAACCTCCCATAGAGACTGTTGATTTGGATGGTTCTGCAGGTATGCAGATGGTTCAAGAAGCTGGTTTGTCTTCTAAGAAACGAAATCGAACCAGTGTGGGTAACCCTTCCCCCAAGAAATTCAAAACTATATTGGGTGGAAAAGGAAAACTTTGAAGATGACAGGCTGATGCATTGGTATTGATTGAAGATGACAATGATGTTGTTTTGCtaactttgaagaagaagacttgTAGGCCTCTTGACAGCAAGAATAAGATTCAGTGCACTAGTAAGAAGACTAAGGGTAGTCTTCTGAAGCTCACCTATCCTCCACTTACTGGATCTGCTTCCAGCCCTAGAGATAAGGGTAAAGGAAAACTTTGATTTCATGGTTTTCCTTTTTGCCTAATGCTAGAAGTGGGGTCTTCTACTACTTTCATCTTTGTgttctagttgtacaccaattgaggtctctaagcGACTAGATTACTGCTTCCCGAGAGGTTGGTAGAGAgggttttgtttcttatttttatgctcaataagtgagcgaaTGTGTTTCTAATGAGGGTACCTGTATTTTGTTAGTTAGCTCATATAATTTATGATTTTGTTATGAGACAGCATCTGATGTTCGTGCATTCTGGCCAAGGATATATTAATGAAAGTATCtatttcctcaaaaaaaaaatcatgatgttttattaaacaaataatttttaagtattaaattaattttacATGACGTGACAAGTTTTAATTGGATCGTGATATCAccataaaataaaaatggtgagcaaatttgaatcttaATATTGACAGTACATCACATGGTGCATAAGATACTCGCTCATGAAAGTCGGGAATCATAAGCATCaacttaaaaaaaatgaagttgaGCTGCCTGATTTCAATCATGAGAACCAAATAATACAACGACAAATAAAATATAGGCCAAAGCAACTTGAGCCCATAAAATATACATCTCAAACCACCTTTATTATCAGATAAGATATGATAACCAACTTTTCCAACATCATCAAATAAGGTAATAACCACCTTATCCAATCTCAAAACTACTCACATATATTCGAAAAGAAATTGCTTGCAACCGCTCCTGCCATCCCAATACCATTTCCACAACAACATTCTCTAATCGATGAGCTTAGCCACCATGCGATCTCATTTTCTCAGATTTCACCCGTGCACCATGCAAAGAAAggtaaaaaaattcattaaaaataTTGGTCTATTGTGTCCTGGGAATAACAAAACAAAGGcaattccaaaacaaagaaacagaggCAAGAAAAATGCCTAAATATCCAACATAATTatcaatttgataccttaaATTTTACTTTAgtgtcaattttatttatttattttataatacGGCTATCTTTAAGTTTTGatcattaataaaattatataatatatGGGAAGGGCATCGAGCCTAAACtccagattacaataagcaaagAACTCGCTGCCTAATCAAAGCAGACAAGGCACCCAAAGTGCACAACTTGGGACAATGCCCACTTCTCCCTATCACTAAGCAATATGTACATATTATTGGCATATAGCTACTAtctaataaaagtaaaaaacaaaacatatttGCATTCGAACAGATTGTGCATCACCAAATTTCACCCCAGAAAAACCCACGATGTCGAGGTCCAGATATGAATCCGCCGCTAGTAGTCTCGTCGCTTCAGACTCTTCCAATCCTAACCCAGTGACTGTGATCAAATCCTCTACCTCCTGTCTGATCCGCCACCCTCGCCTGCAAGAACTGAAACCTAGCCTCCCAGCAATCCCAATCTCTCTTGCCACGGTACCTCCCAACGACCATGTTCACCTGTCGTCGATCAAATCCCGTCCAACGACAACTTCCATGGACATGTTGTCGGACAGAGGTATATAGTTTTATCGAAGAAACCCTAGCactctctttctttcatttttcctGAGATTGCCTTTTttatacaatttttttattGGTTTAAGTGATGTGGGAACTTTAGTGGCAATTTACTACCTTAAGTTTTATATCAGCCAATTTGCTATCAAATGTTttcaaaattagccaatttgctacCTAGGGTTTATTTTAACCAATTTACTATCATTTCATTAAATTTGCTACTATAGGCTTTCAAAATTAACCAATTTGCtttcctaaatttttaaaattagcCATTTGTTACCAtaggttttcaaaattaatCAATGTTTGGACGGTGGAATAGACGAATTAAGAATTAAAACAAGTTAGTTTGACAAGAGGATAGCAAATTGGCTAAGTTTGAAAACAAATGGTAGCAAATGTGCTGAAATAAAACTTGGCGCTGCATATTGACTAATTGTGAAAACATAGGGTAACAAATTAGTAGAAATAAAATCTAAAGTAGTAAACTGACACTATAGTAAAATCTAgggtatcaaattggctaataagccaaaaaaaaaaattaaaaaaaatcgcACAATTTGATGTCGATGcattcaaatattttttttcctcctctctATTATAATTTCTAGACATCTAATGGATTATATCAATATGTTAAGTAGAATTTTGATTTAGATGGAATTGTTACTCAAATAGTGACAAAAATTTCCTATTACGTTATAACACTTTGTAAGGATTTTTCGTATATGACACATGGTATTAAAAAGATTACCACGGTcacaatcaaattttttttttttggcaattagagaaatttattatataaaaagaTATCACCTAAAGGGAGAAATGAAACCAAAATTCTTTAGAAGAAATAACAAAACCAACGCAACCAAAACAGTAGGAAGATTTAGTGTAATCAATTGAATTAAAGATCAATTCGCACAATGGGCGTTCAATTGCGAATAGGGTAAGGGTTTCGTGAACCTCTTTTGgtcttcaatttttattttgagacTTTGGGAGAGACTTAAGAACATTCTCACATTCAAGAGTTGTTGTACCCTCATCAAAGAAGGAATCCATAGGACTTAGCTCAGTCTAAGCccgaacccatgacctttacagtgttgaaattataacttaccaacagaTCACAGCTCACGGATATGTATAataaaactttgttcaaacgTGATTTCATACCAGATTTAAAGAAGTTAGCATGAGGAGTGAGTTTAATGAATAATTACAAGTGCATTTAGTTGAAATCCGGTACATAAtacttgaatggaaattgtATATTATTAAATATTGCCACTTGCTTCTCGATTGTGAACACCGTGGATGAGTTCATGGATGGGAAACTGAAAATCCCAACACCTCTATCTCGTTTTGGTAAACCAAAAGATATACATGCCATCATTTATTCCCTTTTCTATTACTAAAGCATGCTAACTTATGTTATCTTACACATacaagagcaactccaacagcttctctataatttttgtattatagagaagcaaaagtcaaacctttagcctatttttcttctccaactccaacagattccctagtttacagtaatctataaaatctccatattcttctttaaaattttggagtttgctgtaaatatagaaaatttggttttctctctcctcactttccctaaaatagagatagttatagggaatccgTTGGAGCAAAaaaggcttatttttccctaaagtagagaaaaatcaaaatatagggaatctgttggagttgctcagtAGAACAGGGTCCCCTAAAAACATATCAGATCTATTCTCAAAAGTCAAGTCTGTTGTATTAGCAAAGAATCAAGAATAAGACACACGTACTGAGCCATTCGAGAGGAAGACTctaaacttttattttttacaaagtAATGGTCCGATGTGAAATTTGAGaggctttttttatttttattatttttttattacctAAATTCTAATTTTATTCTTCATATAACTTCATCACGTAGTATTTATCTAACCGTAACCTCGACAATTTCGAATTTataaagtgatcaaattattatCATTCTTTTACCGTTTTCTAACCTAGTAGACTGCTCTGCTTGGGTTTATGGGAGAGCGACGTC
Coding sequences:
- the LOC112174135 gene encoding probable indole-3-pyruvate monooxygenase YUCCA4 → MGSCKDPKPNCGFVEGPIIVGAGPSGLAVAACLSNHGVPYLILEKSNCIASLWQQKTYERLKLHLPKQFCQLPLVGFPEDFPKYPTKYQFISYMESYASQFSIKPRFNQAVQNAAFDSASRLWRVQTQDFEYISRWLIVATGENAEPVIPDIHGIDKFKGRIIHTSLYKSGADFRNQRVLVIGCGNSGMEVSLDLCRSYNAIPHMVVRNTVHVLPREMFGFSTFQIAMTLLKWIPVKLVDRILLLVASLTLGNTDQLGLRRPKTGPIELKAATGKTPVLDVGALSQIKSGKIKVVENVKEITINGAKFMNGQEKEFDSIIFATGYKSNVPTWLKGCDFFTKEGMPKTPCPSCWKGNDGLYTVGFGRKGLSGTAYDAVKIAKDIADHWKTSKDYKSSITSGDSHIILLK